GCATTTTGCCGCACACCCTGTACGAAATTGCCCTTTTTGTCGTAGATTACCAGCCCACTGTTGGTGCCATGCAGAATGTGCTTCGGACCCACAGCAATTTGCGGATCCACCTGACGGTCGCCATCTTTCGAGCCTTCAAAAATCAGCATCCCATTCACTTCACGTGGGTTGCCGCCCTGTTTCCGTTCTTTGGCCTGACCGTTTTTGTTAAAAGTGGCATTACGGATGGGGGAAATTGTTTCCACCCGCACTGGTTTGATCGGTTCTGCACCTGAAGTTGAAGTAGGCAGCACGCCACTGAAGGCCCATGCTGCAAGAAAAACGAGACAACGCATCAAATCTGCATCCATTTGTAAGAGATTCCGTTATCTTATTGGTGAAAATTCTGCTAGCAGAGGGCGGAGTGTCGGTTCCAGTAGCTCAACTGGGCAGAGTGGATAGGTAGCGCTGTTCGCAAGGTGTGAATGACTGAATGTCGCTTTTCTGTCTTGGATTCCCTCCGGAATACCCACGCACTGCCTTGGATTCTCCGGAATAATGACGCACGTCGATTTCTCAAAGCGGTTGTGCAACAACCGTCATTCCCGTGTAGGCGGGAATCCATTGCAAGATCATTCTTCGCCGGCGGCAAAATTACAGCAAATAATCGAGGCCGATATCCAGATTTTTTACGGAGTGGGTCAGGGCACCGGTGCTGATGCGATCCACACCAGTCAGTGCAATTTGGTGTAGTGTTTCCAGCGTGATCCCGCCTGATGCTTCCAGTAAGGTGCTGCTATTTTGTTCGTTTCGGATCTGCACGCACCGCTTCAGGATGTTCACTGGCATATTGTCCAACAGAATGATGTCCGGTTTCATGGGCAGCACCACTTGAAACTGGTCGATGGTGTCCACTTCCACTTCTATTGTGATCCCAGGGTGGGATTGCCTGGCCTGCTCGATCAGTGGCTGTAACTGGGCCAGTTTTTCCAGTTTGCTGCCCGCAATCGCTGCGAGATGGTTATCTTTAATGAGAATTCCATCATAAAGTCCCATGCGATGATTGCTGCCGCCACCCATCCGGACCGCATGTTTTTCAATTTCACGCCAGCCTGGGGTGGTTTTTCGCGTATCCAGGATCTGGACTGGTAATCCTGCCAACTTTTCGACGTAAGTTCTTGTGAGCGTGGCGATTGCGCACAATCTCTGCAAAAAGTTGAGTGCGGTACGCTCCGCACCCAGGATGGAGCGGACAGAACCTGTCACCGTGGCAATCACCTGGCCGGGTTCCATGGTGGAACCTTCCGTAAGTACTGGCTGAAAAAGAAGTTGCGGATCGACCTGCCGAAAAACCTCCGCCAGGACGTGCCAGCCAGCAACGATTCCAGTTCTTCTGGAAACAAACTGGGCACTCCCCACCTGATCTGGTGCGATAAACAGTTGGCTGGTGAGGTCTCCCACGGTTGAAAGATCTTCCTGCAGTGCCAGTTCAACCAGTTTTGTCAGGTGGGCGTTGGGCGAATTCATTGAAAATACTCCACCGCGTTGCGGAACAGAGGCAGCCCTTCGCCATGTTCTTTGAGACCTTCCCGCGTCCAGCGTGGGTGCTGGGTGGGCAGAATAAAGCGTTCGGGGTGCGGCATCAGGCCCAGAACCCGACCTGTCGGGTCGCACATCCCGGCCACGTCGCCCTGCGAGCCATTGGGATTATCCGGATAGCCATTCGTTGGCCCACCACTAGGGGTGCTGTACCGCAGGCAAAGCTGGCCAACATGCTCTAACCCCTTCAGAATCCACTCTTTACGACAAACAAAGTTCCCTTCACCATGGGCAATCGGCACATACATATGGTTCAGGTCTTTGAGAAATGGGCAATTTCCGGGTTGCACCGAGAGGTGCACCCACCGATCTTCAAATTTGCCCGATGTATTGTGGGCGAGCGTGGCAACCGGGCCCTCTTCATCGGCTGGGATCAACAGGCCCGCCTTGAGCAGCACCTGAAAGCCGTTACAGACACCGAGAATCAATTTTTCCTGATCGCGGAACTTTCGGAGTTCGTCGCTGAGAAAATGGGCAAGCTGTGCGGCCAGAATTTTGCCCGCAGCCACATCATCACCGTAACTGAAGCCCCCAGGCAGCATGAGAATCTGAAAATCGTGGAGCAAAGCAGGTTTTTCCCGCAGCCGCTGAATGTGGATGCGTTCGGTATTCGCACCCGCCTGTTGGAAGGCGAAGTCGGCTTCGAGATCGCAATTGGTACCAGGTGCACGCAGAATTAAGACATTGGGGACGGCCATAAAGTAAAAAATCCGTGAGAAACAAAAGTTTTTGTTGACAAACCCAAACATTCGGATCATGATGATATTGTACAGGGGCGATTATCCTTTACCAGTATGAAATAAGGACTTCCGCCAGGGCGAATCGGCTGAAATGCTGCATTTGGAAAGAGTTCATCCCTTAAGAAAGCAGTGCTTTCGGGGCATGCGGGGATTTTTTCCCAATTTTTTTCTTCCCACCTGTTGACAATCCTTCTGGAACGGGTAATATTAATTTCACAACGCGAGTGAAACTTCGACGAAGTCAAAAACGGAAACGTTTGAGACGGAAGTGAAGCGAAGTCGGTTGTAACATTGATCTTTGACAATTTGGATGTGTTACGAGTCATTTAAGAAACTGAATAAGGATCTTGTGAGACTTTTAGGGTAACAGAGGAAGAGTGTTAGCTGGTTAGCTATCACGATTCTGATGAAATCTGTAAAAGATGAGTCAATGAATTGAGTGATGTCTAGCTGGCGAAATCAAGCTATTTCACGTTTTAAATCATGATGAAAGTCATGAAAAGATAAACACACTGTGAAGGGTTTGATCCTGGCTCAGAACGAACGTTGGCGGCATGGATCAGGCATGCAAGTCGAATGAATCCTGGGTGCTTGCACTTGGGGGAAATGGCGAAAGGGGCAGTAATGCATGGGGAATCTACCTCGGGATAATGTATAGCCTTCCTAACGGATGGGTAATCCATTACGATATGTTTGGCGGGCATCCGCTGGATATGAAAGAATTTCGTCTCGAGAGGATCCCATGTCGTATTAGGTAGTTGGTGGGGTAACGGCCCACCAAGCCGAAGATGCGTAGCGGGTGTGAGAGCACGATCCGCGCCACTGGCACTGAGACACTGGCCAGACACCTACGGGTGGCTGCAGTCGAGAATCTTCGTCAATGGGCGAAAGCCTGAACGAGCGATGCCGCGTGTACGATGAAGGCCTTCGGGTTGTAAAGTACGAAAGAGGTAAGAAAGGGAAACTTGATCAAACCTCAGTAAGCTCGGGCTAAGTTCGTGCCAGCAGCCGCGGTAAGACGAACCGAGCGAACGTTGTTCGGAATCACTGGGCTTAAAGGGCGTGTAGGCGGATGTCTAAGTCTGGGGTGAAATCCCACAGCTCAACTGTGGAACTGCCTTGGATACTGGATGTCTAGAGTGAGATAGGGGCGTGCGGAACTGTCGGTGGAGCGGTGAAATGTGTTGATATCGATGGGAACTCCGGTGGCGAAAGCGGTACGCTGGATCTTTTCTGACGCTGAGGCGCGAAAGCTAGGGTAGCGAACGGGATTAGATACCCCGGTAGTCCTAGCCCTAAACGATGGGTACTAGATAGTAGGGTAACATGGCTTTACTGTCGAAGCAAAAGTATTAAGTACCCCGCCTGGGGAGTATGGTCGCAAGGCTGAAACTCAAAGGAATTGACGGGAGCTCACACAAGCGGTGGAGCATGTGGCTTAATTCGAGGCTACGCGAAGAACCTTATCCTAGACTTGACATGTGCGATAGCGGTGGGCGGTAACTCCCGGAAACGGGGTGTGATTCCTAGCAATAGGAGGACCCACTACAGGTGCTGCATGGCTGTCGTCAGCTCGTGTCGTGAGATGTCGCGTTAAGTCGCATAACGAGCGAAACCCTTACTGTTAGTTACTACAGGTAATGCTGAGGACTCTAGCGGGACTGCCGGTGTCAAACCGGAGGAAGGTGGGGACGACGTCAAGTCATCATGGCCTTTACGTCTAGGGCTGCACACGTGCTACAATGGCGTGAACAAAGGGAAGCCAAGTCGCGAGACGGAGCAAATCCCAAAAAACACGCCCCAGTTCAGATCGGAGGCTGCAACTCGCCTCCGTGAAGTTGGAATCGCTAGTAATCGCAGGTCAGCAACACTGCGGTGAATGTGTTCCTGAGCTTTGTACACACCGCCCGTCAAGCCACGAAAGAGGGGAGCGGACGAAGTCGCGCTAAGTGCCGAATCCGATACCCTTGATTGGGACTAAGTCGTAACAAGGTAACCGTAGGGGAACCTGCGGTTGGATCACCTCCTTTAAAAGGATTTGATTCATGAC
The Zavarzinella sp. DNA segment above includes these coding regions:
- the nadC gene encoding carboxylating nicotinate-nucleotide diphosphorylase, whose translation is MNSPNAHLTKLVELALQEDLSTVGDLTSQLFIAPDQVGSAQFVSRRTGIVAGWHVLAEVFRQVDPQLLFQPVLTEGSTMEPGQVIATVTGSVRSILGAERTALNFLQRLCAIATLTRTYVEKLAGLPVQILDTRKTTPGWREIEKHAVRMGGGSNHRMGLYDGILIKDNHLAAIAGSKLEKLAQLQPLIEQARQSHPGITIEVEVDTIDQFQVVLPMKPDIILLDNMPVNILKRCVQIRNEQNSSTLLEASGGITLETLHQIALTGVDRISTGALTHSVKNLDIGLDYLL
- the purQ gene encoding phosphoribosylformylglycinamidine synthase I, translating into MAVPNVLILRAPGTNCDLEADFAFQQAGANTERIHIQRLREKPALLHDFQILMLPGGFSYGDDVAAGKILAAQLAHFLSDELRKFRDQEKLILGVCNGFQVLLKAGLLIPADEEGPVATLAHNTSGKFEDRWVHLSVQPGNCPFLKDLNHMYVPIAHGEGNFVCRKEWILKGLEHVGQLCLRYSTPSGGPTNGYPDNPNGSQGDVAGMCDPTGRVLGLMPHPERFILPTQHPRWTREGLKEHGEGLPLFRNAVEYFQ